The sequence TGCCACTGGAGATGCTGCGGTTAAGATTCGCTGAAATCATTATTCTTTCTTTAGATGGCATGTAAAAATTATCAACATGGTCTAATTATATTTATACTCTTATTTATATTTGATTGCAAGTTATTCTTGAATAATTGTTCTCCACTGTTACTGACACTGGTAATTCTTATAGAGTTACAGAAATAATATTGGTATATTGTACTCTGAGAAAAATTAGTATAAATTTTCCTTGAGCTTTGAAAACAGAGTTTTTACCTGGCTCCCTAGTATGACATCGTATATGTACATGTAGTTATTGGAACTATCCTTGTCAAAATCTGATGTCTGGTGTTATGAGTATCAATCATTCAGAACAGAAGATTGTTGCATGACATGAGAACAGAAGATTGTTGGGTGACATGCTTTTGTGCTTTATTTTCCAAAGAATCGAGAAAATTATATGATAGATACCATGCACAGGCTACAGGCGGTGGAGCATATAAATTTGCTGATGATTTTCGGGAAAAACTTGGTGTTTGTTTGGACAAGCTTGATGAAATGGATAGTGTTGTTTCTGGAGCAAACTTTTTGTTGCAGGTCAGCCTTAGCTCATTAGCTGCATTTGTCATTTCTTATTTCACTGACAAATATTCTTGCGTGTCTCTTTATAATTGTTAGGAATAGCAACTCAACTCTATTGCAATGCCACAAAGGGGCAGATATGGTGCTACAAATGTGCATAAAGCACCCTATACAAGTGAGAAACTACATAGGAATGTATATACATCTAACACCCCCCCTCAAACTCATGGTGGGTCTACAACACTGAGTTTGGAAAGAAAATAACTATGCTGCGCCTTTGTTTGAGCCTTCGTGAAGAAGTCCGCCAACTGAAACTCGGAAGGCACATAGTGAAGAGCCACAATCTGATCATGCACTTGCGATCTCATGTAAGAAGCATCAACACCGATGTGTTTGGTGAGTTCATGCTTCACAGGGTCCCGAGCAATGCTGATCGTACCAGTACTATCAGAGGAGAGAGGAGTTGGTGTGGAAGCCATCACACCAAAATCCTCAAGTAGCCACTGGAGGCAGGTGATCTCAGCTGTCACCGCTGCCATAGCCCTCAACTCAGCCTCAGCACTCGAACGAGAAACTGCTGTATGCTTTTTGGTTTTCCAAGCAATCAAGGAGGATCCAAGGAAGACACAATAAGCAGAGAGAGAGCGACGATCAAAAGGGTCACTGGCCCATGTCGCATCAGAGTATGCCTGAAGTTCAAGAGGGCTAGAACGAGAGAAGAACAACCGGCGAGAGGGAGTGCCACGAAGATATCGAAGAACCCGAAGGAGGTGAGTGTAATGAAGCTGGGTGGGTGCAGAGACAAACAGACTCAGAATGTGAACAACATGGGAGATGTCAGGACGAGTGATCCCAAGGTAGACGAGACTACCGACAAGATGCCGGTAGCGAGTCGGATCGGCAAGAGGCTCACCATCAGTGGCCCGCAACTGAACACCGAGCTCCATGGGTGTGTCAACTGTGCGGTGATCGGTGAGAGCAGCACGAGAGAGAAGATCCTGAATGTAATTCTCCTGGGAGAGGTAGATGCCATCAGACGTGGAAGAAACTTCGAGACCAAGGAAGTAACGAAGAGGACCCAGATCAGACATCAAGAATTTGTCACTAAAACGCTTCTTCACAAATTCAATGAACTGAGAGTCATCACCAGTAATgatcatatcatcaacatagagaaGAAGAAGCGTGCGACCACGAGGGGAAGTGTGGACAAAAAGAGCAGGATCGTGGTCGCTGGGCTTAAAACCAGCATCAGTGGCAACGGAGGAAAAACGCTCaaaccaagcccgaggagcctgcttgagGCTGTAAAGGGAGCGACGCAGACGACAAACCATGCCATCTGGAACAGAGTAGCCTGGAGGTGGCTGCATGTAAACCTCCTCATGTAGCTCACCATTGAGAAATGCATTCTTGACATCAAGCTGGGAGATCGACCACTGTCGGACAGAGGCAACAGCGAGAAGAGTCCGAACTGTGGTCATGTGAGAAACAGGTGCAAAAGTCTCGTCATAATCACGACCGTGCTAATGCTGAAAACCACGAGCTACAAGACGAGTCTTGTAGCGCTCAAGGGAGCCATCAGAGTGAGTCTTGATTTTATAGACCCACTTGCAAGTAATAGGAGTCACCTGAGGAGGCAACGGGACAAGATCCTATGTACCAGTGCGTTCCAAGGCAGCAATCTCCTCAGCCCTAGCGTGCTGCCAATCTGTGTGGACAACAACCTCTCGGTAAGTGGTTGGCTCAACAAGTGCAGCAGCAGTGAAGCCATAGCGCTCTGGAGGTCGTAGAGCACCACGATCACGAAGATCATACCGAGATGGCGACTCAGGAGCAGGACCAAGGGGTGAGGAAGAAGACTCGGGTGAATGTGAAGGTGGAGTTCTCGGACGACGAGAGTAGACGTGAGTGATCTCACGAGGAGGGACCACCACAGGAGTAGGTCCGAGGAGTGAGGAAGAAGACTCGGGTGAAGGTGGAGGTGGCGGTCTCGGACGACGAGAGTAGACGTGAGTAATCTCACGAGGAGGGACCATCACAGGAGTAGGACCGAGGAGTGAGGAAGACGACtcgggtggaggtggaggtggagtggGACTAAGGGGCAACGGAGAAGACACAATAGGGGAAGGAGGAGCCTCGACGGAAGGGGGCCCAGAGAGCAACTGAGAAGGCTCAGGTGGAGGTGGACGAACTATAGAGGGAGCAGGAGGTGGAGTGGACGACAGCGGAAAAGACTCATAAGGAAGAGTCAAGGAGATAGACTCCGCAGTAGTGGAAGAGGAGCTGGAAGAGGAACGAGGGTAATAAGGGCGGGATTCATCAAAGGTGACATCCCGAGATATCCTCATCCGACGGGCAACAGGGTCGTAGCAACGATAACCCTTGTGCTCCGTACTGCACCCAAGAAAGACGCACTCAACTGATTGAGCAGTTAGCTTGGTGCGCTCACGAGGAGGAAGTAAGACAAAGCAGGCACACCCAAATCAACGAAGATGACTGTAGTTGGGTGGATGGCCAAACAAGCGCTCATACGGGGTACAGCCCTGAAGTACGGACGAAGGTTGTCTATTAATAAGAAAAACAGTCGTAGAGACAGCCTCAGCCCAAAAGTGAGGTGGAAGCTCAGAGGAGAGTAGTAAAGCGCGAGCAGTCTCAAGAATGTGACGATGCTTGCGTTCGGCAGCACCATTCTGAGCATGGGCACCAGGATAAGAAAATTGAGCAAGGGTACCCTGGTCAGCAAGGAAGCGGCGATGCGCAGCAGAGATGTACTCACCAGCAGAATCAACACGAAATGCACGAATGGGAGAGTCATATTGAGTGCGAATCATAGTGGCAAATTGCTGGTAGATAGATAGAAACTGGCCACGAGAGGACATAAGATAGATCCAGGTAAACCGTGAATAATCATCGATGAAAATGACGTAATAGGAGTGACCCCCTTTGGAGACAAAAGGAGCAGGCCCCAGACATCAgagtgaatgagatcaaaaggACGCTGAGATACAGAATCACTGGATGTATAAGGAAGTTGCAACTGTTTACCAAGTTTGCAACCCATACAATGAAGTGCGGCATCACCAGACACAGGACCTAAAACACCACTGCCCACAAGAGTGGAAAGCCTCGAACCGGAGAGATGGCCAAGACGACGATGCCACTGAGCAAAGGTAGGTGCAGTGGCAGAAGTAGCAACCACGGGGGCAGGTGAGGTGGAGGAGGGACTCGCCACAGTGGATGAGGGAAGGCGAAGCCAgtcaagctcccaaagacgcTAGGAGTCATGGTGCCTAGGCCCAGTCCCCACTAAAAGTCCTATGCGAAGATCCTGAACACAACAAGAGTCGGACTCAAGAATGATGCGACATCCATGATCTGTGATCTGGCCAGCATACATCAACTACATAGTGAGGCTAGGAACACGTGAAACCGTAGGCACATGAAAGGAAGATGTCGAGAGAACACCCCGTCCAGTAATAGGAAGAGAGGTGCCGTCAGCTGTCTGAACAACAGGAGGATGGTCAACAGAGGACAAGGAAGACAACTGGGTAGAATCGGGGGTCATGTGAAACAAGCACCAGAATCAAGGAACCATGAAAATGGTGTGGCTGGGTTAGGAGGCAGTGGTGGAAAAGTAGAAGCACAAGCAGTAGTCCCAGAAAGGGAGGAAGTAGCCGCATTGAGGCGGCGGAACAAAGTGAGCAGCTcctgctctttttttttaacccTCGGGAGGGAGGCAGAGGGCAGGCAGACaatgcagagcagagcagagcagagtacACTGAGCGGAGCGGAGgcaaagcagagcagagaggAGGCAAGCAGAGCTGGGCGGGGCCGGGCGCGGCCTGCACGGGGCTAGGTGCGGGAGGCGGAGGACCGCGCGGAGCTGGAGCGCGCGCAGCTCGAGCCCGCGCAAGGGCGCTGCGGGGCGGGGGCCGCCCAGGGGAACGGGCGCACGGGGCTACGCGGGGGCTGGCGCGCGGGGCCGCGCAGGTGCAGGCCCGCGGAGGGCGCgggggcaggccggcggcggggcggggccgcgCAGGGGCGCGCGGACGTCGGGACCGCGCAGGGGCGTCGAGcaggatggccggcggaaacaggggaaggcggcgcgggactggtggaggttgaagaagaggGAGTGGAGCTGCTTCGCCGGCCGGTGGTGGAGGCTCAccggcagctcgccggcggctcgccggcgacggcaggATGGGGATCCAAAACCCTAGGCTGTGATACCATGTTAGGAATAGCAACTCAACTCTATTGCAATGCCACAAAGGGGCAGATATGGTGCTACAAATGTGCATAAAGCACCCTATACAAGTGAGAAACTACATAGGAATGTATATACATCTAACAATAATTAAGTTTTATTTTGAAGTTTTACTCACCTACTATTTTATTTGGCTCCATCACAGTCTTGAGCAAATTACATAGTCAGCTCATTAGCCGTACATTATTTATTTTGATGCATAACAAGTTTTTCCTTATGAATTTTGCAGAATGTCCCTGGTGCAGCCTTCACACACATGAATGGACAGAGGAATCCAGCAGATGTTTCTCCAAACAACTTATTTCCTTACCTACTTGTCAACATTGGCTCAGGAGTTAGCATATTGAAGGTTGTAATTCTTCACAGAGATACTTTTTTGGAAGCGCAATGCAATGTAACTCATATGACAATATGTTATTAAGCATAATGTAGGTCACTGGAAATAGAAAGTTTGAAAGGGTAACTGGGACACACATAGGTGGTGGTACCATGTTTGGTTTAGCGAAACTTTTAACAGGCTGTAAGAGGTAATATCAACCTTTTTCTGCATCTTGCAATGACTTGTTTACTGTTTCCCCCTACTAACTTGTTACAATTCTCTTAGTTATGACGAATTCTTGCAACTAAGCCAGAAAGGGGACAACTTTGTTCTTGATCTAATTGTCAAGGATATATGCGGAGAGCTTGTCTGCCAGAAGGTTTGTCTTCACCCTTTTGTTGTTGTGTTATGATTATAGAGCCTATCACTTCTCTTCTATGACGCTGTCACGATTTGTTTTTAATTTCTGATATGCATGTTTGTTTCTTCTGATTCAGCTTttggtggggccactactgctcTAGTATGTACTATGTAGTAATGTAGGTTTTTCATATTTaattctctttcctttttttggcTGGGTGAAGATCCATAACAACCTACAGAAGTACAGAATACAGATATAATTTCCTTGGATAGACTCACTTGTCTAGCATTGCTGAATCCATGTGACACCATAACTGCTTATCATATGATTGGTGACATACATACATCTATGTTTCTGATGACTAGATTGGTTGGTCTGTGcatttgcatgcatgtgtatctTCGAGAACTAACATATCGCGTTCATGTGTTAATATTTGGGATATCTCATGTATTAGAGGACTTCTGCTAGCTTTATTAGGAGTTTTATCTTGAGTTTATGTAAACCTAGAGATGGGAGTTTATGTGAATCTTTTTATAGTAGTTTTTTTAAGTCTACATAAGTTCCCCTAATGATATCTAATGATTCTTTAATCATAATCAAAAGAACTCCAATTTGAGATAAGACTGTTTCTAGCATATTCCTTTCTTAGTTGCTGTGAAATGCCTGTCATCATCTTTTATTCCACAAGAGATCTTTTGTTGTGGTGAAACTtatctatcttttcttttatcatCGCTGTGCATCAGTCCTCATGGATGGTTGATTGATTCATTTCTTACATGTGCCAGCAAGGACTTTCAACATCAACTCTTGCTTCTAGCTTTGGGAAAGTTATTACTTCCAAAAAAAGGCTGACAGATTATAAGCCTGAAGACCTTGCATCCACATTATTGAGTGCCTTTACCTACAACATTGCACAGGCAAGTTCCTTTTCTTTTACTGACTGCTTCAGTGCTTCTAAACTTCTTACTCTCAAATGAAAATATTGAGCAAATAGGAATAAATTCTGCCAGCTACTTCATTAGCTATTTGCATCTGTGACACCCAAGATTTCTTTTATTGAAGGAAACAATCTAGATATTTGCTTGTTTTGAAGAAAAATATGGTATGAGAACACCTCTTTCTAAAGTTGAGTGGAGAGAATGGAAGTTTGCTGCCTTATTTCTATTGGGTGAAACGGATGGATAGAAAGATTTACCTATGATGTAGTTTGTGAAATGAGCTCCAACAAGATAGGAGCACTGTCAGAGACTGCTCGATCTTGTTTTCATCTATTTCTATTATATTTATTGTTGTTATCAATTCACGGTATGTGTCTTTCAGATTGCTTTCCTTGTTGCATCACTCCTGGGCCTCCGAAGGGTCTTCTTTGGTGGATCATATATACGTGGACATAAAAGCACAATGGAAAACATTTCTTTTGCAATTGATTTCTGGTAAGCATTTCGTATGCAATCAATTACTTTGTACATACATTAGTTATAAGAAAAAAAGGGGAACTGTATGCTATATTTCAGTGTCTGACTCTGAATTCTCTAGCTTTATCATTATGAGGATTCTACGTTCAGAACTACTTTAGGTAGGATTTCTGTTACTCTAGGTTGGCAAGAATCTAAACATATGTATGGATCAGGTCACAGAGCCAAATGCAAGCAGTATTCTTGAGACATGAGGGGTATTTGGGAGCTCTTGGTGCCCTGATGAGTTATGGAGATCTCAGTGGTGAAAATCTTACCGTTGAGGAATCAAAGGAGAAGGTGAGTTTCAACAAGGATATCCTGTGCATCTTTATCATTGTTTCCCTATTCACATGAAGTTTTAGTCTCTTGCTTTTTGTATAATGAAAATGCTTTTATCCAGTAACCAACATTACAAAACCTTGACCAGTCTGATCTATATGTTTTTATTAACCTTTTCAGTATGTAGGTTCTACATACACGGATTTTTAGTTGCCAAGCTAAATGTAGTATTTTCACTGCTCTGCTTTTTTATTGATACAGGAGCCTCATCACGAGTCAGCAGCACCTGTTGATGGAACATCATCAGATGAAGAGAACGATGGCAATATATTTCCTTATCTTCTTGTTAATATCGGATCAGGTGTAAGCATGATAGAGGTACACTGAAACTGCGTCTCTTTCCAGTAATCATATTCTTCACAAGTCAGCTGTTGTCAGCAACATGCTTTTAAAAATCTTTTTCACAGCAGCATGATTTCATGAACAGGTAATTGGTAAGGGGAAATTTGAAAGAATTATAGGATCCCATCTAGGTGGCGGTACTATTCTTGGTCTCGCCAGGCTTTTGACTGGCTGTTCAAGGTACTATCCAGTTACTGGTATGAGATTCTCCTTTGGTTACATAATAAATCTTTTCCTTTTAGTTATGAAGAATTCTTGGAGTTGAGCCAGAGGGGCAATAATTTGTCCGTTGATTTGACTGTTGGAGACATATATGGTGATGAAGGCTACCCAAAGGTACTTATCTATATCCTCTAAGAAAAGAGGCCTTTTATGTGCAACAGCTGTCTTCTGCTTATTGTTTCTAAGATTCTTTTTCACGAAAATCACACTGCCTCTGCTGAATGATAACCTGGGAAGTATTCTATTCTGTTCTGTAGCAGGAaaagaaaatcagaaaaatacataGTAAAAAATACATACGAAAATACTATATTGGAGAAAGTGCACGGAACAGTCATCTTAGTTGAACTAAACACTTTCCATCCATCAGGGCACAGTAAATATCAGAGGCTTCCTATTCGCATTTATGTACATATACTGATATACCACCATCATTATTTAAAAGATGGATGTTTAATAAATGCTTCCTTTATATGATTAGTTTTAGGTATTTTGGTGCACATATCATGGAAGCAATAAAACTCAAGCACATTAGCTTAGAATTCTTGAACCATTATGTGTAATATTCAATTATCCTTACATATAAGTTCAAGATATATTATATGTTTGCAGAATTGGTGTTGGAATACTTTTAAGTTGTTAACCTAATGTGACATTGTAATGAATAATTATCAGTGTGTCCATTAGTTCTTGTTTCTCTTTGTCAGATTGGTCTTCCAGCATCCACTACTGCAGCTAGCTTTGGAAAAGTGAACTCAAGCAAACTATCAGACTACAAAATGGAggatcttgctgctgctctaCTGAATTCTTTCACTTACAACATTGGACAGGTATTCTTCTCTCCAGATATGTGGTTACTAGTTATCATCCATTAGTTATCCTGACCTTATTTTCCCCTCTCTTCTAGATAGCCTACTTCGTGGCTAATCTTTCAGGCCTAAAGCGAATTTTCTTCAGAGGTGCTTATGTCTGTGGTCATGAAAAGACTATGGACAAGATCTCTCGTTCCCTAAAATATTGGTAAGAATTTTGATTATGATTTAGTAGGAGTGAATGTGGAGATGAAAAATCCCCTTTACGGGGTTGTTTCCATAAAAGTGATAGTTTACAAGCGCTTCTGATCTTTTTTCGAGAGAAGCAACCAGGTTAACTGCCCGTCTATGTATTAATAGAGAAGGTGGGAAAAAAACACAATTACAACACACAACAATGCCACCTCCACACGACAAAAATGGCCACACAATGATAGTTGGTGACCTCTAAAACACATCACAACTCCAATGAAGAACCAGGTGCTACCGTTGTTGCGCCACCATGACAATGATTGCAAGGAGACTCCTTCACTTGGCTATCTCAACTGAAGTAGAGGTAGTTAGAGGCATGCGTGAGTAGTTGCCTGACTTGCCTCAGCTCCGGTCTACATAGACCGCCTCTTGCCAAGCTGTCACCAACCCCCATGGATCGCCACCAATCACCACCACAACAATGACAACCAGCAAAACTAGTAGTCGCCAACCAACCCACCACCGCAGACTCTGCTACCGCAGCAAAAGACACTAGGGGTGTGAGATCTCCTTTGCAAAGCCTCCAAGGAGGGAACAAGGTTTGACGACGACGCCAATGTAAGGTTTTTCAACCAGAGAAAACCGTTGGGTTGGGGATTACACAACGATGCCTCCAAGGAGGTACATGCCGCCCAAGGTGTCACCATTGTCAGCATTAGCATAAAGCCAAGCATGGCCCTTGCTTCAGATCCCCCGCCACCCACATGTCCCAACACAGCGGGGAGTCAAACCCaggtgtaggagagaataatggatgTATTGTTCCAAATCCtaaaagggtgggatatatagattctatacatgggcctctagatgtgtttctatacatgggcttacatatacaccaacaccccccgcagtctgaactaccggcgtaGTGGTGTTCAAggctggacaacaagaaagccaacacccccgtagtctgaactaccggcgcagcggtgttcaagactggacaagaagagagtacatagagagtacaaagggcaactACCAcctcccgcagccacaactagtcacctgctacgttgaggctggagcgaaactccgagaaggtcgaggagggtagtccctaggtgaagatgtcggcaaactgggagaTAGTCAGGACagggagtacccgaacatcgccgatggcgaccctgtcgcgcacgaagtgtaggtcgatctccacatgcttcgtccactgatgctggacggggttggtggagagatacacggcgctgacgttgtcgcagtagacgagcgggctcttggcgagcgggctgtggagctccgccaagagctgccgtagccaggacgcctccaccacgccgttagcgacagcacggtactccgcctcggcactagagcgggagacaaccggctgccgcttggacgaccaggagatcaggttgccgcccaggaagacggcgtagccggaagtggagcggcgagtgtccggacagccagcccagtcagcgtcggtgtagacaaccaactcagcagaggacgagcggtgaagcaccagacTGAgatccacagtgccacggacgtagcggaggagacgctttagcgcagcaaggtgtgactctcgaggatcatgcatatggagacagacctgctgaacagcgtaggtgaggtccggcctggtgaaggtgaggtactgcaaagcgccagccagactccggtatgcagtaggatcagccaccggatcacccagatcagcagacagcttcgcctgagtgtcgacaggagtggagcagggcttgcaatcattcatcccagcccgctccagaatatcaagtgtgtactgctgctggtgaaggagaagaccagacgggcgaggctcaacagtgacgcccaagaagtggtggagctgaccaagatccttcat comes from Panicum virgatum strain AP13 chromosome 4K, P.virgatum_v5, whole genome shotgun sequence and encodes:
- the LOC120704605 gene encoding pantothenate kinase 1-like: MGEAMDCRGGRAVDLSGAEIRGDLEARNPPIFLPRQPAAAPLVALDIGGTLIKLVYTASCEGGGGGAELRFAKFERRRLHECFDFIRAKGLLGCNGTRSSKENVQLKATGGGAYKFADDFREKLGVCLDKLDEMDSVVSGANFLLQNVPGAAFTHMNGQRNPADVSPNNLFPYLLVNIGSGVSILKVTGNRKFERVTGTHIGGGTMFGLAKLLTGCKSYDEFLQLSQKGDNFVLDLIVKDICGELVCQKQGLSTSTLASSFGKVITSKKRLTDYKPEDLASTLLSAFTYNIAQIAFLVASLLGLRRVFFGGSYIRGHKSTMENISFAIDFWSQSQMQAVFLRHEGYLGALGALMSYGDLSGENLTVEESKEKEPHHESAAPVDGTSSDEENDGNIFPYLLVNIGSGVSMIEVIGKGKFERIIGSHLGGGTILGLARLLTGCSSYEEFLELSQRGNNLSVDLTVGDIYGDEGYPKIGLPASTTAASFGKVNSSKLSDYKMEDLAAALLNSFTYNIGQIAYFVANLSGLKRIFFRGAYVCGHEKTMDKISRSLKYWSKGEVQTTFLCHEGFLGTLGAFWSYENMGIDSLAAHEVIREVLLGAPYTGQFPSLPVTEQQENGENNTLEGEIECLRNNNAALKAEVERLQRENAELRAKLQGATL